The Imtechella halotolerans DNA window GAGAGGAACACTATATAGTCACTTTGAAAAACTTAGTAAGCATGAAATCGATGTATACAAAAATCAATTGTTACAAAATCTTGAATCAGGAAGTGGTCTGTATAACAAGAATACTCCCGAAAATAAAAAAGCACTTATAGATGACTTGAGACCTATACTTCTTGAAACATACCTTCAGATAAAAACTATGGTTTATCAGCAAAAACTGTATCAAAATGCCTATAAAAACATAGTCCCTTTTTCTGTATTGAGTGCAATTCAACAAGAAATGGAAACAATAAAGGCAGATGAAAACATAGTTCCTATTTCTGAATTCAACTATATTATTTCAGACGCAATTAAAAATCAGCCAGCACCTTTTATTTATGAAAGAATAGGGGAAAAATACCGTCATTTTTTTATTGACGAATTTCAAGATACTTCCCAGATGCAGTGGAATAATTTACTCCCTCTAATAGATTATGTTCTTCAAAGTGAAACTTCACAAACACAAAAAGGATCCCTTCTACTTGTTGGAGATGCTAAACAAGCAATATATAGATGGAGAGGTGGTAAGGCAGAACAATTTATCGATCTCTTTTTAGGGAAAAGTCAACCCTTTCACACCAAAGCTTATGTTGATGTTTTAGGCAATAATTTCAGAAGCCATGCTGAAATTATTCACTTCAACAACGATTTTTTTAAACATATATCTAATTACCTTCCTGACGATTCATACAAAAAAATATATAAGGATTCCAATCAAGAAATTCAACAAAAAAAGGGAGGGTACGTTTCCATATCTTTTATTGATTCTATAAAAAACAACGTTACGGAGGAAGACGACGACAATCCAAACAAAGATGAACGCTATGCCGCATCTACATTAGATGCAGTAAATGAAGCATTAAAAAATGGATTTCAATATCGAGATATTAGTGTACTAGTTCAAAAAAACAAAAATGGTTATCTACTAGCTAATCACCTTTCAAAAAATAATATCCCAATTATTTCTTCAGAATCTTTACTGTTGAAAAACCACGCCGGTGTTCGTTTTCTAATTAATTTAATTAAATTAATAATTCAGCCTGAAAATAAAGAGGCATTGGCCCAACTTCTATTAGAATTTGCCTCAATAAAAGAAATACCAAACGCTCATGATTTTTTAGTTGGATTCACCCGACATACGCCTGAGAATTTTTACAACGAATATGGCTTTGATTCTTCCTATGCAAGTACACACTCATTTTATGAATTGATGGAATATGCAATAGCTAGATTTGGTTTAGCATCTCAATCGGATGCTTATTTAACCTATTTTCTTGAAGAAATTTGGCAGTTTAACAAACCCTCTCAAGGAGGGATTTACGGATTTCTTTCACATTGGGAGCTGAATGAAGACAAATGGAGTATTGCAGCTCCAGAAGGTGTGAATGCTGTAACTATAATGACCGTTCATAAAAGTAAAGGACTTGAGTTTCCGGTTGTAATTTTCCCATACGCTAATGCCTCACTGTCCTTCGAAATCAATCCAAAAATATGGTATGATGTAATTCCTGAAAACCATGAAGGATTTTCTTCATTACTAATCAATAAAAATAATGAAGTTGCTCAATACAGTAATTATGGTCAAGCCTTGATAGATGAACATATTTCCAAAGTAATTCTAGATAAAATCAATGTGCTATATGTTGCACTAACACGTGCAGAAAATCACCTATACGTTATTTCCGAATATAACTCGCTAAAAAAAGAATCAGACACTCCCAATACATATTCACAACTTTTCATTGATTATTTAAAAAAAATCAACAGGTGGAGAGAGGGACAATTACAGTATGAATTTGGAAGCCCTTTAATTCAACATCAACAAAACGTTCAAAAAGAAGAAGATCATTTACCATTCGCACCACAACGCAAACTTGAATTACAATATAACATAGCGACACGGTCTGGCTCATTATGGGATACTAAACAAGGAGATGCTATTAATAGAGGTAATATACTCCATGATTTATTATCTCAAATACGTTGGAAAACTGACATTGATGATGCGTTAAAACATGCAATAATTCAAGGAAACATAGCAGCAGAAAGTTATAACGAACTTAAAGAAATGCTCAACAAACTTGTATCGAACCCCATTTTAGAACCCTATTTTTCACCTAAATACACCATTTATAATGAACAGGAATTACTTGGAGCAGAAAAACAACTACTCCGTCCAGATCGATTAGTTATAGATAACAAAAAAAATGTTGTTATTATCGATTACAAAACAGGAAAGGACAATCCAAAATACGCAATTCAATTAAACGAATATGAGCAAGTACTCAAATTTATGGGATATACAATAAAGCACAAATTACTAGTATTTATTAACGAAGAAATTGAAGTTAAAATACAGTCTTAAGTACCATAGTAAAAATCTTATCTTTGCATAAAAACACAACTCATGTACGGAAAAATACAACAACATTTAGCCAAGGAACTAGAAGATATCAAGAACGCTGGTTTATTCAAAAAAGAACGAATTATCACCTCTGCACAAGGAGCTGAAATCACTATAAACACGGGGGAAAAAGTTCTTAATTTTTGTGCCAACAATTATTTGGGGCTTTCATCTCATCCGGAAGTAATACAAGCAGCTAAAGACGCAATGGACACTCATGGATTTGGAATGTCCTCAGTACGTTTCATTTGTGGCACACAAGATATACACAAAGAATTAGAGCAAAAAGTTGCTGAATTCTATGGCACAGAAGACACCATTTTGTATGCCGCAGCATTTGATGCAAATGGTGGAGTCTTTGAACCTCTATTTGGACCCGAAGACGCTATAATCTCCGACTCACTTAATCATGCCTCCATTATTGACGGTGTTCGTTTATGTAAGGCAAAACGATATCGCTATGAGAATAGCAACATGAAAGACCTTGAAGACCAACTTAAAAAAGCTAATGAAGATGGTGCAAGATTTAAAATTATAGTTACAGACGGTGTCTTTTCAATGGATGGACTAGTTGCGCCATTAGATAAAATATGTGACCTAGCAGAAGCTTACGATGCACTAGTAATGATTGATGAGTGTCATGCTGCAGGCTTTATTGGGAGAACAGGAAGAGGAACCTTAGAAGAGAAAAATGTAATGGGCCGAGTTGACATCATTACAGGTACTCTTGGAAAAGCTTTAGGTGGAGCTATGGGTGGCTATACGACTGGTAAAAAGGAAATTATAGAGCTTCTTCGTCAAAGATCACGTCCCTATTTATTTTCTAACTCTCTAGCACCCGCTATAGTTGGGGCTTCCATAAAGGTATTTGAGTTACTTTCCTCAAGCACTACATTGCGTGATCAATTAGAATGGAATACAGATTACTTTAAAAAAGGAATGAAAGCTGCCGGTTTTGATATCATTGATGGCGATAGTGCTATTGTTCCAGTAATGTTGTATGATGCAAAGTTATCACAAGAAATGGCAGACAAATTATTGACAAAAGGAATTTATGTAATTGGCTTCTTTTATCCAGTAGTTCCAAAAGATAAAGCGCGTATCAGAGTACAGTTATCTGCAGCTCATACTAGGGAACATTTGGACAAGGCAATTGCTGCATTTACCGAAGTAGGGAAGGAACTAAAAGTCATATAAACCTGACTAAAATTTCTTAAAAAGTAAAAAAAATTACTACATTTGCTTTTGTTAATATTGATTAACAGGTTACTTTTGTATACATTAACACATAATTTAAACAAATTGAACATGAAACATCTAAGCAAATTATTGGTTGCTATTTTCCTTGTGGCAGGATTTAGCAGCGTAGAAGCTCAGGACAAAAACAATCCATGGCAGTTTGGTTTTGGAGTGAATGCTGTTGACGCGTTCCCTACCAACAACCTTCTAATGGATAACGCCAGAAAAGGTAAATGGTTTGACGAGTATTTCAACGCATCTAACCACTGGAATATTCTTCCTGCCATATCTACACTTAACGTTTCTAAGTATGTAGGAGATGGATTCTCTTTTGGTGTAAGAGGTTCACTTAACAAAATCGAGAACATGGGTGACGCTAAGGTTGACGACCTTACTTACTACGGTCTTGATGGAGAGATCAAATACAACCTAAATGAATTGTTTGGTATGAAAGTATTTGATCCTTACCTACAAGTTGGTGGTGGTTACTCTTGGATTGATGATTTAGGTGCTGGTACTTTGAATGGAGGTCTTGGATTTAATCTTTGGTTTACTGAGAATCTTGGTTTAAACTTCCAAACTTCATACAAGCACTCTTTCGAAGACAGATTAGTTCCTCACTTCCAACATTTAGCTGGTCTTGTTATCAAATTTGGTGGCAATGATACTGATGGAGACGGTATCTATGACAAAGATGATGCTTGCCCTGAAGTGGCTGGTCTTCCACAATTCAACGGTTGCCCTGATTCTGACGGAGATGGTATTGAAGATTCTAAAGACGCTTGTCCTAATGAGGCTGGCCCTGCAGAGTTCAATGGTTGTCCTGATTCAGACGGTGATGGCATTGCTGACAAGGACGATGCTTGTCCAACTGTAGCTGGAAAAAGAGAATTGAATGGTTGCCCTGATAAAGATAACGATGGTATAGCAGACAAAGATGACGCTTGTCCTGAAGTAGCTGGTCCTAAAGAAAACAAAGGATGTCCATGGCCAGACAGAGATGGTGATGGTGTTCTTGACAAAGATGACGCTTGTCCTGAAGTTAAAGGTACTGTTGCAAACAAAGGTTGTCCTGAGGTTACTCAGGAAGTTCAAGACACTTTGAATGAGTATGCTAAAACTATTTTATTTGACACTGGAAAATCGACCATCAAAGCTCAATCAGCGACCGTTCTGGATCAAATTGTAGGAGTATTAAATGAATACTCTAACTCTAAGTTTACAATTGAAGGTCACACTGACAGTACTGGTAGTCTAGCAACTAACAATCGTCTTTCTCAAGAAAGAGCAGATGCGGTTCGTGTTTACCTAGTAGACAAGGGGATATCTCCTGACCGTCTAACTGCAAAAGGTTTTGGTCCTAGCAACCCTATTGCATCTAACAAAAATGCTAAAGGCCGCGCTCTTAATAGACGCGTTGAAATTAACTTGGTAAAAGAATAATTTCTTTATAATCTCAATTAAAACGCCCCGAATATTCGGGGCGTTTTTTATTTTTATATCCATGGAAACATTTTTAGGAAATGTCGTGGCTTCCGTATTAAAAAAAAATATTGATCCACGACAACTTACATTTATTGTACCGAGCAAAAGAGCAGTAGTCTTCTTAAAAGATCACTATATTCAATTAAATAATTCTATAGGATTTTTACCTAAATTCTACAGTATTGAAGAATTTATCGAAGGATTATCTGGCATAAAACAAGCTCCTAATCTGGTACTGCTATTTGAACTTTATGATTGTTATAAGACAAACACTCCAAATAACCCAGATAACTTTGAAACCTTTTTA harbors:
- a CDS encoding OmpA family protein, translating into MKHLSKLLVAIFLVAGFSSVEAQDKNNPWQFGFGVNAVDAFPTNNLLMDNARKGKWFDEYFNASNHWNILPAISTLNVSKYVGDGFSFGVRGSLNKIENMGDAKVDDLTYYGLDGEIKYNLNELFGMKVFDPYLQVGGGYSWIDDLGAGTLNGGLGFNLWFTENLGLNFQTSYKHSFEDRLVPHFQHLAGLVIKFGGNDTDGDGIYDKDDACPEVAGLPQFNGCPDSDGDGIEDSKDACPNEAGPAEFNGCPDSDGDGIADKDDACPTVAGKRELNGCPDKDNDGIADKDDACPEVAGPKENKGCPWPDRDGDGVLDKDDACPEVKGTVANKGCPEVTQEVQDTLNEYAKTILFDTGKSTIKAQSATVLDQIVGVLNEYSNSKFTIEGHTDSTGSLATNNRLSQERADAVRVYLVDKGISPDRLTAKGFGPSNPIASNKNAKGRALNRRVEINLVKE
- a CDS encoding UvrD-helicase domain-containing protein; the encoded protein is MTSFTIYNASAGSGKTYTLVKTYLKIILQQPQNDYFKHILAITFTNKAVNEMKIRIVNSLKSFRTAQMLEEPVPMFSELCHELKLTPSELQQRCDTLLHSILHNYAFFDIATIDKFNHRLIRTFAFDLKISQQFEVELNTNELLQKAVDNLIARAGRDKPLTRLLVEFSLEKLEDDRSWDIASDFYEMAKLLTSENHFEPLHKVKDRPLKDFLKLKSLLKEYIDSLRNKIKERAIEILLIIDNKGLESNDFSRGTLYSHFEKLSKHEIDVYKNQLLQNLESGSGLYNKNTPENKKALIDDLRPILLETYLQIKTMVYQQKLYQNAYKNIVPFSVLSAIQQEMETIKADENIVPISEFNYIISDAIKNQPAPFIYERIGEKYRHFFIDEFQDTSQMQWNNLLPLIDYVLQSETSQTQKGSLLLVGDAKQAIYRWRGGKAEQFIDLFLGKSQPFHTKAYVDVLGNNFRSHAEIIHFNNDFFKHISNYLPDDSYKKIYKDSNQEIQQKKGGYVSISFIDSIKNNVTEEDDDNPNKDERYAASTLDAVNEALKNGFQYRDISVLVQKNKNGYLLANHLSKNNIPIISSESLLLKNHAGVRFLINLIKLIIQPENKEALAQLLLEFASIKEIPNAHDFLVGFTRHTPENFYNEYGFDSSYASTHSFYELMEYAIARFGLASQSDAYLTYFLEEIWQFNKPSQGGIYGFLSHWELNEDKWSIAAPEGVNAVTIMTVHKSKGLEFPVVIFPYANASLSFEINPKIWYDVIPENHEGFSSLLINKNNEVAQYSNYGQALIDEHISKVILDKINVLYVALTRAENHLYVISEYNSLKKESDTPNTYSQLFIDYLKKINRWREGQLQYEFGSPLIQHQQNVQKEEDHLPFAPQRKLELQYNIATRSGSLWDTKQGDAINRGNILHDLLSQIRWKTDIDDALKHAIIQGNIAAESYNELKEMLNKLVSNPILEPYFSPKYTIYNEQELLGAEKQLLRPDRLVIDNKKNVVIIDYKTGKDNPKYAIQLNEYEQVLKFMGYTIKHKLLVFINEEIEVKIQS
- the kbl gene encoding glycine C-acetyltransferase, which translates into the protein MYGKIQQHLAKELEDIKNAGLFKKERIITSAQGAEITINTGEKVLNFCANNYLGLSSHPEVIQAAKDAMDTHGFGMSSVRFICGTQDIHKELEQKVAEFYGTEDTILYAAAFDANGGVFEPLFGPEDAIISDSLNHASIIDGVRLCKAKRYRYENSNMKDLEDQLKKANEDGARFKIIVTDGVFSMDGLVAPLDKICDLAEAYDALVMIDECHAAGFIGRTGRGTLEEKNVMGRVDIITGTLGKALGGAMGGYTTGKKEIIELLRQRSRPYLFSNSLAPAIVGASIKVFELLSSSTTLRDQLEWNTDYFKKGMKAAGFDIIDGDSAIVPVMLYDAKLSQEMADKLLTKGIYVIGFFYPVVPKDKARIRVQLSAAHTREHLDKAIAAFTEVGKELKVI